A single genomic interval of Celeribacter indicus harbors:
- a CDS encoding ABC transporter ATP-binding protein has translation MPKITLSNIAKHYGTTQVITDFNATVEDGEFLVLLGPSGCGKSTLLRMIAGLSEVSRGTVAFDGTPVNDWTPGERGIAFVFQSYALYPHMSVRANIAFPLVMDNFRGWHHLPLVNGMMRRHLMRRPDIAEKTERMARQLELTAYLDRRPANLSGGQRQRVALARALVRDPQLYLLDEPLSNLDAKLRAQMRSEISALHQRVGKTFIYVTHDQIEAMTMATKIIVMDKGRIQQIGTPDDIYERPANTFVARFVGAPPMNLLPVAAEGARLSLPGGQSWNHDGAAPQGRVILGMRPEDLRPVEATDPAARLHGEVVLVEKLGPETVIGCRLGPDDVQSLGEGDLFFVRVQGNPGIARGDTLALAYAPDRARWFDPDTGDAIAPN, from the coding sequence ATGCCGAAAATCACTCTCTCAAACATCGCCAAGCACTACGGCACGACCCAGGTGATCACCGATTTCAACGCCACGGTCGAGGACGGGGAATTCCTCGTCCTGCTCGGTCCCTCGGGCTGCGGCAAGTCCACGCTGCTTCGGATGATCGCCGGGCTGAGCGAGGTCAGCCGGGGAACCGTCGCCTTCGACGGCACGCCCGTCAACGACTGGACGCCGGGCGAGCGCGGCATCGCCTTCGTGTTCCAGTCCTACGCGCTCTATCCGCATATGTCGGTGCGCGCCAATATCGCCTTCCCGCTGGTGATGGACAATTTCCGCGGGTGGCACCATCTGCCGCTCGTCAACGGCATGATGCGCCGGCACCTGATGCGCCGCCCGGACATTGCCGAGAAGACCGAGCGCATGGCCCGGCAACTCGAGTTGACCGCCTATCTGGACCGTCGCCCGGCCAATCTTTCGGGCGGCCAGCGCCAGCGCGTCGCGCTCGCCCGCGCACTGGTGCGCGACCCGCAGCTCTATCTGCTCGACGAGCCACTCTCGAATCTCGATGCGAAGCTGCGGGCGCAGATGCGCTCGGAAATTTCCGCCCTGCACCAGCGCGTCGGCAAGACCTTCATCTATGTCACCCACGACCAGATCGAGGCCATGACGATGGCGACCAAGATCATCGTCATGGACAAGGGCAGGATCCAGCAGATCGGCACCCCCGACGACATCTACGAGCGCCCCGCCAACACCTTTGTCGCCCGCTTCGTCGGCGCGCCGCCGATGAACCTGCTGCCGGTTGCGGCGGAGGGTGCGCGGCTCTCCTTGCCAGGAGGCCAGAGCTGGAACCATGACGGTGCGGCGCCACAGGGGCGGGTCATTCTGGGTATGCGCCCGGAGGACCTGCGTCCGGTCGAGGCGACCGATCCCGCGGCACGTTTGCATGGCGAGGTCGTTCTTGTGGAAAAGCTGGGCCCCGAGACCGTCATCGGCTGCCGCCTCGGTCCGGACGATGTTCAATCGCTGGGCGAGGGCGACCTGTTCTTCGTGCGGGTGCAGGGCAACCCCGGCATCGCCCGAGGCGATACCCTCGCCCTCGCCTATGCCCCCGACCGGGCCCGCTGGTTCGATCCCGACACTGGCGACGCGATCGCCCCCAACTGA
- a CDS encoding carbohydrate ABC transporter permease, with protein MISRIFSRAGWIALVVVLLVFGGFPIYWMASTALSANSELYSTGQVPWPQPGNLPQLLRDMADVPVLSWMANTLVVAVGTTVLSLLLGALAGYALSRFRFHGKGLIGFLLFMTQVVPEALIVVPLYAIFITLGLLNSLWGLVLANAAFSLPVATFIVKGAIDVIPYEIEEAAAVDNCPRMSVLTMILLPIIAPSLAAAAVMSFFSGWNEYLFAATFLMDKELWPASVGLASFIGQYETPMTAVMGTALLFSVPAIIFFLLIQRKIVAGISSGAVKG; from the coding sequence ATGATCTCCCGCATTTTCTCCCGCGCCGGATGGATCGCGCTCGTCGTGGTGCTGCTCGTGTTCGGCGGTTTTCCGATCTACTGGATGGCCTCGACCGCGCTCTCCGCCAATTCCGAGCTTTACAGCACGGGGCAGGTGCCCTGGCCCCAGCCCGGCAATCTGCCGCAGCTCCTGCGCGACATGGCGGATGTGCCGGTTCTGAGCTGGATGGCCAACACCCTCGTCGTCGCCGTCGGCACCACTGTGCTCAGCCTGCTCCTCGGGGCGCTGGCAGGCTATGCGCTCAGCCGCTTCCGCTTCCATGGCAAGGGGCTCATCGGTTTCTTGCTGTTCATGACACAGGTGGTCCCCGAGGCGCTGATCGTGGTGCCGCTCTACGCGATCTTTATCACGCTTGGCCTGCTGAACAGCCTGTGGGGGCTTGTGCTCGCCAATGCCGCCTTCTCGCTTCCCGTCGCAACCTTCATCGTCAAGGGGGCGATCGACGTCATCCCCTACGAGATCGAGGAGGCGGCCGCCGTCGACAACTGCCCGCGGATGAGCGTGCTGACGATGATCCTGTTGCCGATCATCGCGCCGTCCCTCGCGGCTGCGGCGGTGATGTCGTTCTTTTCCGGCTGGAACGAATATCTTTTCGCGGCCACCTTCCTGATGGACAAGGAGCTCTGGCCCGCAAGCGTCGGTCTTGCTTCCTTCATCGGCCAGTACGAAACCCCCATGACCGCCGTCATGGGCACGGCGCTGTTGTTCAGCGTGCCGGCCATCATCTTCTTCCTCCTGATCCAGCGCAAGATCGTCGCCGGGATCTCCTCGGGCGCAGTCAAGGGCTAA
- a CDS encoding carbohydrate ABC transporter permease, with product MTRHPRDHLAFRRLGRGFLPYAFMALPVVYLGIFMFWPLGRQIWLSLTRTRLTNPNNSTFVGMDNYERLFASGDFYSSLGITVIYSGVVVIVGVALGMISALALNRPFPGRSVVRAVLLFGWAVPNVASALIWLWIFNERSGVLNRIVTGLGLDRMSWLTSTDLALPSVLVVTIWQVAPFVMLVMLAALQSVPEEVQEAARVDGADRLNVFRHVTLPHVMPMLQLVSLLVTVWSIRRFDIIYLMTGGGPVGSTSTLIVRLRQIAFENYDLGLASAYGVIGLILALAVAAVHATFSRRRAKGAAQ from the coding sequence ATGACCCGCCACCCTCGAGATCATCTGGCCTTCCGCCGCCTCGGCCGTGGCTTCCTTCCCTATGCCTTCATGGCCCTGCCGGTGGTCTATCTCGGAATCTTCATGTTCTGGCCTCTTGGCCGACAGATCTGGCTCAGTCTGACGCGCACCCGGCTGACCAATCCGAACAACAGCACCTTTGTCGGTATGGACAACTACGAGCGATTGTTCGCCAGCGGCGATTTCTATTCCTCGCTCGGGATTACCGTCATCTACTCGGGTGTCGTGGTGATCGTGGGGGTCGCGCTCGGAATGATATCGGCGCTCGCGCTGAATCGGCCCTTTCCGGGACGCTCCGTTGTCCGCGCCGTCCTGCTGTTCGGCTGGGCGGTGCCCAATGTCGCCTCCGCGCTGATCTGGCTCTGGATCTTCAACGAGCGGTCGGGCGTCCTCAACCGGATCGTGACCGGCCTTGGCCTCGACCGGATGTCCTGGTTGACCTCGACGGATCTCGCCTTGCCTTCGGTGCTTGTGGTGACGATCTGGCAGGTCGCTCCCTTCGTCATGCTGGTGATGCTGGCGGCGCTGCAATCCGTGCCCGAAGAGGTGCAGGAGGCGGCCCGCGTGGATGGCGCGGACCGGCTCAACGTGTTTCGCCATGTCACGCTGCCGCATGTCATGCCGATGCTCCAGCTCGTCTCCCTGCTTGTCACTGTCTGGTCGATCCGGCGCTTCGACATCATTTACCTGATGACCGGCGGCGGCCCCGTGGGCAGCACAAGTACCCTGATCGTGCGGCTGCGCCAGATCGCCTTCGAGAATTACGACCTCGGCCTCGCAAGCGCCTATGGCGTGATCGGGCTGATCCTCGCGCTGGCGGTGGCAGCGGTCCATGCCACGTTTTCGCGCCGCCGAGCGAAAGGAGCCGCCCAATGA
- a CDS encoding ABC transporter substrate-binding protein, which translates to MDNKISRRRLFAAAFLLSAAVTPMSLSAQEPVTLVIANSQWLDALRGENLWAAVKAYEATQPDVVLEQEAIPSAQFADRIITEMGARQGPDIVIAQEGVFYSLADAGFLVDIGAATEGVDLNGTAENGVIDGVTLGVPWQRAVYALIYNKALLEEVGAEVPTDLDGLIASAQQVQTKPGAIGFTARHQISDFSGWFMDFQNWAYGYGVNWVDDEGNLTIDTPEAQDAMAAFKKLYDADVIPVGDDMPTQRNRFKQEQVGFSLDNSGGTLNIGSGGPLPSADLMAARLPFPQPGAHQQLFVSVSDHSEHKDEAIAFLSWLMSPEGQDSLRAASGPDALATDVPVDPDFVAANPWAPTFDELAKTSRSTLIPGYEVETPQIMRPVMEALEKVILAGVSPSDALAEAQQQVDGLF; encoded by the coding sequence ATGGACAACAAAATCAGTCGCAGACGACTTTTCGCGGCGGCGTTTCTTCTCTCCGCGGCCGTCACGCCGATGTCGCTCTCCGCGCAGGAGCCGGTTACGCTGGTGATCGCCAATTCCCAGTGGCTCGACGCGCTGCGGGGCGAGAACCTCTGGGCCGCGGTCAAGGCCTATGAGGCAACGCAGCCCGACGTCGTGCTCGAACAGGAAGCGATCCCCTCGGCCCAGTTCGCCGACCGGATCATCACCGAGATGGGGGCGCGCCAGGGCCCCGACATCGTCATCGCGCAGGAGGGGGTGTTCTATTCGCTGGCCGACGCCGGTTTCCTCGTCGACATCGGTGCCGCGACGGAGGGCGTCGACCTCAACGGCACGGCCGAGAACGGGGTGATCGACGGCGTGACGCTGGGTGTGCCGTGGCAGCGCGCGGTCTATGCGCTGATCTACAACAAGGCACTTCTCGAGGAGGTCGGTGCCGAAGTGCCGACCGACCTCGATGGGCTGATCGCCTCGGCACAGCAGGTCCAGACCAAACCCGGAGCGATCGGTTTCACCGCCCGCCACCAGATCAGCGACTTTTCCGGCTGGTTCATGGACTTCCAGAACTGGGCGTATGGCTATGGCGTGAACTGGGTGGATGACGAGGGCAATCTGACCATCGACACGCCTGAGGCGCAGGACGCGATGGCGGCATTCAAGAAGCTTTATGACGCCGACGTGATCCCGGTCGGCGACGACATGCCAACCCAGAGGAACCGCTTCAAGCAGGAGCAGGTCGGTTTCAGCCTCGACAATTCGGGCGGCACGCTCAACATCGGCTCGGGCGGCCCGCTGCCGTCGGCCGACCTGATGGCCGCGCGGCTGCCATTCCCGCAGCCCGGCGCACACCAGCAGCTCTTCGTCAGCGTGAGCGACCATTCCGAACACAAGGATGAGGCGATCGCCTTTCTGTCCTGGCTGATGTCACCCGAAGGCCAGGACAGCCTGCGCGCGGCTTCGGGCCCGGATGCGCTGGCGACCGACGTCCCTGTCGATCCCGATTTTGTCGCAGCCAACCCTTGGGCGCCGACGTTCGACGAACTTGCGAAGACCTCGCGTTCCACCCTGATCCCCGGTTACGAGGTCGAGACGCCGCAGATCATGCGCCCCGTCATGGAAGCGCTGGAGAAGGTGATCCTCGCCGGCGTCAGCCCCTCCGACGCGTTGGCCGAGGCGCAACAGCAGGTCGATGGCCTGTTCTGA
- a CDS encoding M24 family metallopeptidase, with protein sequence MTASRKIPENTRLEKLLDGFRPDFDFTLPDPLPESEFADRLRRIRRAATVAGHDVTLVHADSIGSYRTSNMYLRYICDWTREGVLVIPTDDDKPLTMFSIFSSSVLLPPEGEPVLVEDIWQVGTWGRETYNRPGRTADRVAEAVAGFLEREGFAASQVGLFGDGTSAPYWAGLKALLPRSRFVEDSGIIERMQRRRSKAEQGLIRAATQLASIGMQAAYHVTRPGVTDHEIYAAFTFAQMARGGEWGDGYQIGINRFGTACGKPYGHVVRRGDIINLYISGVSCRGYSSQITRMIAVGEITDTQEEVLAMCVEGVEAAAARIRPGALVSELADASFEPYIRRGYLASADSRTMPYNWSANEDGSPRLVPRRHVHDEDWERQGRKMMHVWPATKGPHNPNVGHSVGIQKFIPYNIQSNNHDRLEEGMTFVLHAQWLEPEVAGCNVGDCYLVTETGAENLSHHTPLAPYRVAV encoded by the coding sequence ATGACCGCGTCCCGCAAGATCCCCGAGAATACCCGCCTGGAGAAGCTGCTCGATGGCTTCCGGCCCGACTTCGACTTCACGCTGCCCGACCCGTTGCCAGAATCCGAATTTGCCGACCGCCTGCGCCGCATTCGCCGTGCGGCCACTGTCGCAGGCCATGACGTCACCCTCGTCCATGCCGACAGCATCGGTTCCTATCGCACCTCGAACATGTACCTGCGTTACATCTGCGACTGGACGCGCGAGGGCGTGCTGGTGATCCCGACAGACGACGACAAGCCGCTGACGATGTTCTCGATCTTCTCGAGTTCGGTGCTGCTGCCGCCGGAGGGCGAGCCGGTGCTCGTCGAGGATATCTGGCAGGTCGGGACTTGGGGGCGCGAGACATACAATCGGCCCGGCCGCACCGCCGACCGGGTTGCCGAGGCGGTCGCCGGGTTCCTCGAGCGCGAAGGCTTTGCCGCCTCGCAGGTCGGCCTTTTCGGGGACGGCACCTCGGCCCCGTACTGGGCGGGACTGAAGGCGCTCCTGCCACGCAGTCGCTTCGTCGAGGACAGCGGCATCATCGAGCGGATGCAGCGCCGCCGCAGCAAGGCCGAGCAGGGCCTGATCCGTGCCGCGACCCAACTCGCCAGCATCGGCATGCAGGCCGCCTATCACGTCACCCGGCCAGGAGTGACCGATCACGAGATCTACGCCGCCTTCACCTTCGCCCAGATGGCGCGCGGCGGCGAATGGGGGGACGGCTACCAGATCGGCATCAACCGCTTTGGCACCGCCTGCGGCAAGCCTTACGGCCATGTCGTGCGTCGCGGCGACATCATCAACCTCTATATTTCCGGCGTTTCCTGCCGGGGCTATTCCTCGCAGATCACCCGGATGATCGCGGTCGGCGAGATCACCGACACGCAGGAGGAGGTGCTTGCGATGTGCGTCGAGGGCGTCGAGGCCGCCGCCGCGCGGATCCGCCCCGGTGCGCTGGTCTCGGAACTCGCCGATGCCTCGTTCGAACCCTATATCCGGCGCGGCTACCTCGCCTCCGCCGACAGTCGCACCATGCCCTACAACTGGAGCGCCAACGAGGACGGCAGCCCCCGCCTTGTGCCACGGCGCCATGTTCATGACGAGGACTGGGAGCGGCAGGGCCGCAAGATGATGCATGTCTGGCCCGCCACGAAAGGCCCGCACAATCCCAATGTGGGCCATTCCGTCGGCATCCAGAAATTCATCCCCTACAACATCCAGTCGAACAACCACGACAGGCTGGAAGAAGGCATGACCTTCGTGCTCCATGCCCAATGGCTGGAACCCGAGGTTGCCGGCTGCAATGTCGGCGATTGCTATCTCGTGACGGAAACCGGGGCAGAGAACCTCAGCCATCACACGCCGCTGGCGCCGTATCGCGTCGCGGTCTGA
- a CDS encoding phosphoenolpyruvate carboxylase has translation MTRSLENLRPPGPLLSEFEAGTPPATGAEAVLRACFLDVAGRQVAGLAALISGETPVAAVPRHTRFAALQAVGAWHQLRAIAQEFEAMRHRREVERLSGAAAIPGSFAQVLTEASRGGYSPAKIGKAVGSLRIAPTMTAHPTETKRVTVLEIHRRIYRRLTDLLTRHWASSEEAGYRDALAAEVELLWLTGELRLEKPSVAQEVAWGLHFFDQVLFAALPTLHDTLQAALPEGTGDALPDRFLRFASWIGGDRDGNHHVTAEVTRQALESCRRAALASYRPLLAELGRDLSVGESVAALPDWFGPRLAAQIEACGADADRLRDRNPGEPFRQYANALLYRLEATMGQNGAVPFSDPRHLAELLGELCAALEAAGGARIARRKVVPLLRRVRAFGFHAVALDIRQNVTVINRAVAELLGTTPKDPRWSERLGCAFREAVPDLSVRDGLSEETRETITLFRLIAEVRQRDREALSTFVLSMTTSAEDILAAYLMAHWCSAAPGAATDAVPPIQIVPLFETIDDLRAAPGILEKLLSQRLVLRAVRDNGGCQEIMLGYSDSNKDGGFLTSNWELSRAQTALHRVAARHRVRLRFFHGRGGSVSRGGAPASRAIAAQPAGTVDGQLRVTEQGEIVSAKFANRGTALGNLEYLAAAVLSHTLGLPARTRDAAPPVEQDEAFEALSGVSHVAYLNLVRMPGFADYFHEASPVDELGLLKIGSRPARRFAGGKRDLDALRAIPWVFAWSQNRHMLTGWYGIGSAMRAFTDVRGAEGWSVLHMMFERSPLFRLVVDEAEKLLLQSDMVIAGEYAGLVPDAALRNAVLGKVQAEHDLACHMILKLTGEAAPCCRFPLFRDRIEGSRAQMAGLHRMQVELLRDVRAAGGHEAAPKQDVDALLMTIHVISTGLGWTG, from the coding sequence ATGACCCGCTCGCTTGAAAACCTCAGGCCCCCTGGCCCGCTGCTGTCGGAGTTCGAAGCCGGCACCCCTCCCGCGACCGGAGCCGAAGCCGTTCTGCGCGCGTGTTTCCTCGATGTTGCCGGCCGACAAGTCGCCGGGCTTGCCGCGCTGATCTCCGGCGAGACGCCCGTCGCCGCCGTACCGCGCCACACGCGGTTCGCCGCCCTTCAGGCGGTGGGTGCCTGGCATCAGCTTAGGGCCATCGCCCAGGAATTCGAGGCGATGCGCCATCGCCGCGAGGTCGAGCGTCTTTCCGGCGCGGCAGCCATTCCGGGCAGCTTTGCGCAGGTTCTGACCGAGGCCTCGCGCGGCGGATACAGCCCGGCAAAGATCGGGAAAGCCGTCGGGAGCCTGAGGATCGCACCGACCATGACGGCACATCCGACCGAGACCAAGCGCGTGACCGTTCTGGAAATTCACCGCCGGATCTACCGCCGCCTGACCGATCTGCTGACACGTCACTGGGCGTCCTCGGAGGAAGCCGGCTACCGGGACGCGCTCGCCGCCGAGGTGGAACTGCTCTGGCTGACCGGAGAGCTACGGCTGGAAAAACCCTCCGTCGCACAGGAGGTCGCGTGGGGGCTGCATTTCTTCGATCAGGTGCTCTTCGCCGCCCTGCCAACGCTGCACGACACGTTGCAGGCTGCCCTGCCGGAGGGTACAGGGGATGCCCTGCCCGATCGCTTCCTGCGCTTCGCCTCGTGGATCGGCGGTGACCGGGACGGCAACCACCATGTGACGGCGGAGGTGACACGGCAGGCGCTGGAAAGCTGCCGGCGGGCGGCGCTCGCCTCCTATCGTCCGCTCCTGGCCGAACTCGGGCGCGACCTGTCGGTCGGTGAAAGCGTCGCTGCGCTGCCCGACTGGTTCGGCCCGCGGCTGGCTGCACAGATCGAAGCCTGCGGCGCCGATGCCGACAGGCTCCGCGACCGCAATCCCGGCGAACCCTTCCGCCAATATGCCAACGCGCTGCTGTACCGGCTCGAAGCCACGATGGGCCAAAACGGCGCCGTGCCCTTCTCGGATCCCCGGCATCTGGCCGAGTTGCTGGGCGAGCTTTGCGCGGCGCTGGAGGCAGCGGGCGGCGCGCGCATCGCCCGCCGCAAGGTCGTGCCGCTGCTGCGCCGCGTGCGGGCCTTCGGGTTCCACGCCGTCGCGCTTGACATCCGCCAGAACGTCACGGTCATCAACCGCGCGGTGGCCGAACTGCTCGGCACCACGCCGAAGGATCCTCGCTGGAGCGAACGCCTCGGGTGCGCGTTCCGGGAGGCGGTTCCCGACCTCTCCGTCCGGGACGGGCTGTCGGAAGAAACGCGCGAGACGATCACACTCTTCCGGCTGATCGCCGAGGTACGGCAGCGCGACCGCGAGGCGCTGTCGACCTTCGTGCTGTCGATGACCACCTCCGCCGAGGACATCCTTGCCGCCTATCTCATGGCGCATTGGTGCAGCGCAGCACCGGGCGCGGCAACCGATGCCGTGCCGCCGATCCAGATCGTGCCGCTGTTCGAGACCATCGACGACCTGCGCGCCGCACCGGGCATTCTTGAAAAACTGCTGTCGCAGCGCCTCGTCCTGCGCGCCGTGCGTGACAACGGCGGCTGCCAGGAGATCATGCTCGGCTATTCCGACAGCAACAAGGACGGCGGGTTTCTCACCTCCAACTGGGAATTGTCGCGGGCCCAGACGGCGCTGCACAGGGTGGCGGCACGGCATCGCGTGCGGCTGCGCTTCTTCCACGGTCGCGGCGGTTCGGTCAGCCGGGGCGGCGCACCGGCGAGTCGGGCCATCGCCGCGCAGCCGGCCGGGACGGTCGACGGCCAGTTGCGGGTGACCGAACAGGGCGAGATCGTGTCGGCAAAGTTCGCCAACCGGGGCACCGCGCTCGGCAATCTGGAATATCTGGCTGCGGCGGTCCTGTCGCACACGCTCGGCCTGCCGGCCCGGACACGGGACGCCGCGCCGCCGGTCGAGCAGGACGAGGCCTTTGAAGCCCTGTCGGGGGTGAGTCACGTGGCCTATCTCAACCTCGTCCGGATGCCGGGGTTCGCCGATTATTTCCACGAGGCGAGCCCGGTGGACGAACTGGGCCTGCTCAAGATCGGTTCGCGACCGGCGCGGCGTTTTGCCGGGGGCAAACGCGACCTCGACGCACTGAGGGCGATCCCGTGGGTCTTCGCCTGGAGCCAGAACCGCCACATGCTGACCGGCTGGTACGGCATCGGCTCGGCCATGCGGGCCTTCACCGACGTGCGCGGCGCCGAGGGCTGGTCCGTCCTGCACATGATGTTCGAACGCTCGCCGCTGTTCCGGCTTGTCGTGGACGAGGCGGAAAAGCTGCTGTTGCAGTCCGACATGGTGATCGCGGGGGAGTACGCCGGGCTGGTGCCCGACGCGGCGCTGCGCAACGCCGTACTGGGCAAGGTCCAGGCCGAACATGACCTGGCCTGCCACATGATCCTGAAGCTGACGGGCGAGGCCGCGCCCTGCTGCCGCTTTCCGCTCTTCCGGGACCGCATCGAGGGATCGCGCGCACAGATGGCGGGGCTGCACCGCATGCAGGTTGAACTGCTGCGCGACGTGCGCGCCGCCGGCGGGCACGAGGCCGCGCCGAAACAGGATGTCGACGCGCTGCTGATGACCATACACGTCATATCCACCGGTCTGGGTTGGACCGGCTGA
- the glyA gene encoding serine hydroxymethyltransferase produces the protein MHISNTGQTPQRAFFSESLATRDPELFAITGRELGRQRDEVELIASENIVSRAVMEAQGTVLTNKYAEGYPGRRYYGGCQVVDEAETLALERAKALFGCAWANVQPNSGSQANQAAFMALMKPGDTFLGLNLAAGGHLTHGARVNQSGRWFNAVAYDVRQDDHRIDMEALAKLARDHRPALIVAGGSAYARHIDFAAFREIADSVGAKLMVDMAHFAGLVAGGVHPSPLSHAHVVTSTTHKTLRGPRGGLILCNDPDLGRKLDAAVFPGLQGGPLMHVIAAKAVAFGEALTPEFRDYAAQVVANAAILSQVLASGGIDIVSGGTDTHLMLTDLRGKGLTGKAVEQSLGRAHITCNKNGIPFDPQPPAVTSGVRLGTPAVTTRGFAETEIREIGALILDVVDGLAALGEEGNGAVEARVRRTVLDLLAAFPIY, from the coding sequence ATGCATATCTCCAATACAGGACAAACGCCGCAGCGCGCCTTCTTTTCCGAAAGCCTCGCGACGCGCGACCCCGAGCTTTTTGCCATCACCGGGCGCGAACTCGGACGCCAGCGCGACGAGGTCGAGCTGATCGCCTCGGAAAACATCGTCAGCCGGGCGGTGATGGAGGCGCAGGGCACCGTGCTGACCAACAAATATGCCGAGGGCTATCCCGGCCGGCGCTACTATGGCGGCTGTCAGGTGGTTGACGAGGCGGAGACGCTGGCGCTGGAGCGGGCGAAGGCGCTGTTCGGTTGCGCCTGGGCCAATGTGCAGCCCAATTCCGGCAGCCAGGCGAACCAGGCCGCGTTCATGGCGCTGATGAAACCGGGCGACACCTTTCTGGGGCTGAACCTCGCCGCGGGCGGCCATCTGACGCATGGCGCGCGGGTCAACCAGTCGGGAAGGTGGTTCAACGCCGTCGCCTACGACGTGCGGCAGGACGATCACCGCATCGACATGGAGGCGCTCGCGAAGCTGGCCCGCGACCACCGTCCGGCGCTGATCGTCGCGGGAGGATCGGCCTATGCCCGCCACATCGATTTCGCCGCGTTCCGCGAGATCGCGGACTCGGTGGGCGCGAAGCTCATGGTCGACATGGCGCATTTCGCCGGCCTCGTGGCGGGCGGCGTGCATCCGAGCCCCCTGTCCCACGCCCATGTGGTCACCTCGACCACCCACAAGACGCTGCGCGGCCCGCGCGGCGGGCTGATCCTCTGCAACGACCCGGATCTGGGCAGGAAGCTCGATGCGGCCGTCTTTCCGGGGCTCCAGGGCGGGCCGCTCATGCATGTGATCGCCGCTAAGGCGGTGGCTTTCGGGGAGGCGCTGACGCCAGAGTTCCGCGACTATGCCGCGCAGGTCGTGGCCAATGCTGCGATCCTGTCGCAGGTGCTGGCCAGCGGCGGGATCGACATCGTCTCCGGCGGGACCGACACGCATCTGATGCTGACCGACTTACGCGGCAAGGGACTGACCGGCAAGGCCGTCGAACAATCGCTCGGCCGCGCGCATATCACCTGCAACAAGAACGGCATTCCCTTCGACCCGCAGCCGCCCGCGGTCACCTCCGGCGTGCGCCTCGGAACCCCGGCCGTGACCACGCGCGGCTTTGCGGAGACGGAAATCCGCGAGATTGGCGCGCTGATCCTCGACGTCGTCGACGGGCTCGCCGCCTTGGGCGAGGAAGGCAACGGCGCCGTGGAGGCGCGGGTGCGCAGGACGGTACTCGACCTGCTCGCGGCATTCCCGATCTACTGA
- the folD gene encoding bifunctional methylenetetrahydrofolate dehydrogenase/methenyltetrahydrofolate cyclohydrolase FolD, translated as MSARIIDGKAFAAQLRRRVAAEVDRIRSGAGVTPGLAVVLVGDDPASQVYVRAKGRQTVEVGMESFEHRLPDTTSEADLLALIGRLNADVRVHGILVQLPLPPQIDPAHVLDAISPEKDVDGFHVVNAGRLSTGQEAMVPCTPLGCLMMLRAELGVLAGKRAVVVGRSNIVGKPMAQLLLADDCTVTIAHSRTRDLRAVVRSADIVVAAVGRPRMIPGDWIRPGATVIDVGINRIAAGGKTRLVGDVDYDGAADVAGAITPVPGGVGPMTIACLLSNTLTACCRIHGLPAPDLGNA; from the coding sequence ATGAGTGCGAGGATCATCGACGGCAAGGCCTTTGCCGCGCAACTTCGCCGGCGGGTCGCCGCGGAGGTGGATCGGATCAGGTCCGGGGCCGGTGTGACCCCAGGTCTCGCCGTGGTGCTGGTGGGCGATGATCCCGCCAGCCAGGTCTATGTGCGCGCCAAGGGTCGCCAGACCGTCGAGGTGGGGATGGAGAGCTTCGAGCACCGGCTCCCCGATACCACGTCGGAGGCGGACCTGCTGGCGCTGATTGGACGGCTCAACGCCGATGTCCGCGTTCACGGCATTCTCGTACAATTGCCCCTGCCGCCACAGATCGACCCGGCGCACGTGCTCGACGCCATTTCCCCCGAAAAGGACGTGGACGGGTTCCATGTGGTGAACGCGGGACGGCTGTCGACAGGCCAGGAGGCGATGGTGCCCTGTACGCCGCTCGGCTGCCTCATGATGCTGCGGGCCGAGCTTGGCGTGCTGGCGGGCAAGCGCGCGGTGGTCGTGGGCCGCTCCAACATCGTCGGCAAGCCAATGGCGCAACTGCTGCTGGCCGACGACTGCACGGTGACCATCGCCCACAGTCGGACGCGGGATCTGCGGGCGGTGGTCCGTAGCGCCGATATCGTCGTGGCTGCCGTCGGGCGTCCGCGGATGATCCCCGGCGACTGGATCAGGCCGGGTGCCACCGTGATCGACGTGGGCATCAACCGCATCGCGGCAGGCGGCAAGACCCGGCTGGTGGGGGATGTCGACTACGACGGCGCGGCGGACGTGGCGGGTGCGATCACTCCTGTGCCGGGCGGGGTCGGTCCCATGACCATTGCCTGCCTGCTGTCCAACACGCTGACGGCCTGTTGCCGCATTCACGGCCTTCCGGCTCCGGATCTGGGGAACGCCTGA